In the genome of Thiomicrospira aerophila AL3, one region contains:
- the lon gene encoding endopeptidase La, which produces MSNLNHETPLNTAVTTETDAHLDLPVALESASEQLGYPDILYLIPIKDRPFFPGQTLPVVLNKKAWLKTFRAIQKSSGPDFVGVVYVDNDDHQNALPDEFRKIGTLVKMTDVKIKDQYIQFIAEGVCRFQINDWVNETSPYATQVSYPADIKNGTDQEYKAYGLAIMNAFRELLPLNPLYSEELRFFLNRYNPEDPQQLADFAAAVTTAKAESLQDVLETLDLVERLEKVLALFKHEIEVTRLQFSIRERVEENMTEHQKQFFLRQQLKEIQKELGIQQDSQGEDVERFEQRLDALKIADEPAKKIRDEINKLRNLDQQSAEYGVTRNWLDWATQLPWQHTSQDKLDLTRAERVLNRAHYGLDDVKERILEFLALSQIRGKVAGSIICFVGPPGVGKTSIGRSIADALGREFYRFSVGGMRDEAEIKGHRRTYIGAMPGKFIQALKDCQTANPVILIDEVDKMGSSYQGDPASALLEVLDPEQNQHFLDHFLDLRVDLSQVLFICTANQLETIPGPLLDRMEVIRLSGYITEEKTAIANQYLWPGLLKEAGLSKQAVQLNKQAIVKVIEDYARESGVRNLKKQLAKLLRKAAMKRVKAPDEPVKITAKNIADYLGPALFNEQRDSMEIGIITGLAWTAMGGATLNIEATRVHGHGHGIKLSGQLGKVMQESAELAYSFVQSHAPALGIAEDFFETSQIHLHVPDGATPKDGPSAGITMACALVSLATQQPLQRDIAMTGELSLVGRVMPVGGIREKLVAAKRAKIFEIILPAQNQRDVALLPDYLLAGMTIHYVKHFNEVTSLCFGTP; this is translated from the coding sequence ATGAGCAATCTTAATCACGAAACACCGCTAAATACAGCGGTAACGACTGAAACAGACGCGCACCTCGATTTGCCTGTGGCACTGGAGTCTGCAAGCGAGCAGCTTGGGTACCCCGACATTCTATATTTAATACCCATTAAAGATCGGCCTTTCTTTCCTGGCCAAACCCTACCGGTAGTCTTAAATAAAAAAGCCTGGTTAAAGACTTTTCGTGCGATCCAAAAATCCTCTGGCCCTGACTTTGTCGGCGTTGTTTATGTTGATAATGATGACCATCAAAACGCTCTTCCTGATGAGTTCCGCAAAATTGGTACTTTGGTTAAGATGACTGATGTGAAAATAAAAGACCAATATATTCAGTTTATTGCTGAGGGCGTGTGTCGTTTTCAAATCAATGATTGGGTAAATGAAACCAGCCCCTATGCCACTCAGGTTTCTTATCCGGCGGACATCAAAAATGGCACTGACCAAGAATACAAAGCCTATGGTTTAGCGATTATGAACGCATTTCGTGAACTATTGCCACTAAACCCATTATATAGTGAGGAGTTACGCTTTTTCCTCAATCGCTATAACCCGGAAGACCCCCAACAACTAGCTGATTTTGCAGCCGCTGTCACCACCGCCAAAGCGGAATCTCTGCAGGATGTGCTTGAAACCTTGGATTTGGTCGAGCGGCTTGAAAAAGTCCTCGCCCTGTTTAAGCATGAGATTGAAGTCACCCGTTTGCAGTTTAGTATTCGCGAGCGTGTGGAAGAAAACATGACCGAACATCAAAAACAATTTTTCCTTCGCCAACAACTCAAAGAAATTCAAAAAGAACTGGGCATCCAGCAAGATAGTCAAGGCGAAGATGTCGAACGATTTGAGCAACGGCTTGATGCGCTCAAGATTGCCGATGAGCCGGCGAAAAAAATTCGTGATGAAATCAATAAACTGCGCAATCTTGACCAACAGTCGGCCGAATATGGCGTCACCCGAAATTGGCTAGACTGGGCCACACAACTGCCCTGGCAACATACTAGCCAAGATAAACTCGATCTCACTCGTGCCGAGAGGGTGCTCAACCGAGCCCACTATGGCTTAGACGATGTCAAAGAACGCATTTTAGAGTTTTTAGCTTTGTCACAGATTCGCGGTAAGGTCGCCGGTTCGATTATTTGTTTCGTAGGCCCGCCCGGTGTGGGCAAAACCTCCATTGGCCGCAGCATTGCCGATGCTTTAGGCCGGGAGTTTTATCGTTTTTCTGTTGGTGGCATGCGTGATGAGGCAGAAATAAAAGGTCATCGTCGTACTTATATTGGCGCCATGCCGGGTAAATTCATTCAAGCCCTTAAAGACTGCCAAACCGCTAACCCCGTTATCCTAATTGATGAAGTTGATAAGATGGGCTCATCCTACCAAGGCGATCCTGCTTCAGCCCTACTCGAAGTGCTCGACCCTGAACAAAACCAGCACTTCTTGGATCATTTTTTAGACTTGCGAGTTGATTTATCCCAAGTGTTATTTATTTGCACGGCCAATCAATTAGAAACGATCCCTGGCCCACTTCTCGATCGCATGGAAGTGATTCGCCTGAGTGGTTATATCACAGAAGAAAAAACGGCGATTGCTAATCAATACCTGTGGCCAGGCCTACTAAAAGAAGCTGGATTGAGCAAGCAAGCCGTTCAACTTAACAAGCAAGCTATTGTAAAGGTCATTGAAGATTATGCTCGTGAATCGGGTGTCCGTAATTTAAAAAAACAACTGGCTAAACTGCTGCGCAAGGCGGCAATGAAGCGCGTAAAAGCCCCTGATGAGCCGGTGAAAATAACTGCCAAAAATATCGCCGACTATTTGGGGCCGGCACTGTTTAATGAACAACGTGATAGCATGGAAATCGGCATTATTACCGGACTCGCTTGGACGGCCATGGGCGGTGCCACGCTCAATATAGAAGCGACACGTGTGCACGGACATGGCCACGGCATTAAACTCTCTGGTCAACTTGGCAAGGTGATGCAAGAGTCGGCAGAGCTGGCTTACAGCTTTGTACAAAGTCACGCACCTGCACTTGGCATAGCTGAGGACTTCTTTGAAACCAGTCAAATTCACCTACACGTGCCAGATGGTGCCACCCCTAAAGATGGCCCCAGTGCGGGGATTACCATGGCGTGTGCCCTGGTATCGCTAGCAACCCAGCAACCTCTTCAGCGAGACATCGCGATGACCGGCGAGCTCAGCCTAGTCGGCCGTGTAATGCCTGTGGGCGGGATTCGTGAAAAACTGGTGGCGGCCAAACGCGCCAAAATTTTTGAAATCATCTTACCGGCACAAAATCAGCGCGACGTTGCGCTACTCCCTGATTATTTGCTAGCAGGCATGACTATTCATTACGTCAAGCACTTTAATGAGGTGACATCGCTTTGCTTTGGCACCCCTTAA
- the hemL gene encoding glutamate-1-semialdehyde 2,1-aminomutase, with protein MSRSHDLFIAAQKHIPGGVNSPVRAFKGVGGDPVFFKAAKGAYLTDEDDKQYIDYVGSWGPAILGHAHPDVIAAVQRQAEFGLTFGAPTVMETTMADLVCELVPSIEMVRMVSSGTEATMTAIRLARGYTGRDKIVKFEGCYHGHSDSLLVKAGSGALTLGVPSSPGVPDSLANHTLTLTHNDADEVRKVFNEIGDQIACIIVEPVAGNMNCILPEPGFLETLREVCDEHGSVLIFDEVMCGFRVGLQGAQGRYGVQADLTTYGKVIGGGMPVGAFGGKKEIMSHIAPLGPVYQAGTLSGNPIAMAAGLTTLHMLKEPGFFDQLEAKTVKLVQGLQQVADAHSIPFTTNHAGGMFGFFFSEEKSISRFAQVAKGDMERFKRFYHGMLQEGIYLAPSAYEAGFISIMHSDEDIAKTIAAADKVMASL; from the coding sequence ATGTCACGTTCTCACGATTTATTTATTGCAGCACAAAAACACATCCCAGGTGGTGTTAACTCGCCCGTTCGAGCATTTAAAGGCGTCGGTGGTGACCCGGTTTTTTTTAAAGCCGCAAAAGGTGCCTATTTAACTGACGAAGATGATAAACAATACATCGATTATGTCGGTTCATGGGGCCCGGCCATTTTAGGCCATGCTCATCCTGATGTGATAGCTGCTGTCCAACGTCAAGCCGAATTTGGTTTAACCTTTGGCGCACCAACTGTTATGGAAACCACCATGGCTGATCTAGTGTGTGAGCTAGTACCCAGCATTGAAATGGTCAGAATGGTCAGCTCAGGTACCGAAGCCACCATGACAGCCATACGTTTAGCTCGCGGCTATACTGGACGCGACAAGATTGTAAAATTTGAAGGCTGCTACCATGGTCACTCAGATTCGCTATTGGTTAAAGCCGGTTCAGGCGCATTAACCTTGGGCGTACCCTCCTCACCAGGCGTACCTGATTCACTCGCCAACCATACTCTGACGCTTACGCATAATGATGCCGACGAAGTACGCAAAGTCTTTAATGAAATCGGTGACCAAATCGCCTGCATTATTGTAGAACCGGTTGCTGGTAATATGAACTGTATCCTACCAGAGCCAGGTTTTTTAGAGACACTGCGTGAAGTGTGTGATGAGCATGGTAGCGTGCTGATTTTTGATGAAGTAATGTGTGGTTTTAGAGTAGGTTTACAGGGTGCCCAAGGGCGCTATGGCGTGCAAGCCGACCTCACCACCTATGGCAAAGTTATCGGTGGCGGCATGCCGGTGGGTGCCTTTGGCGGTAAGAAAGAAATCATGAGCCATATTGCGCCACTCGGTCCCGTCTATCAAGCCGGCACGCTTTCAGGCAACCCCATCGCCATGGCAGCAGGCCTAACGACGTTGCACATGCTAAAAGAACCAGGTTTCTTTGATCAGCTAGAAGCCAAGACCGTCAAGCTAGTGCAAGGCTTACAACAGGTAGCCGACGCCCACTCTATTCCATTTACCACCAACCACGCAGGGGGGATGTTTGGTTTCTTCTTTAGTGAAGAAAAATCCATCAGCCGCTTTGCCCAGGTTGCCAAGGGTGATATGGAAAGATTCAAGCGTTTCTATCACGGGATGTTACAAGAAGGCATCTATTTAGCGCCTTCAGCCTATGAAGCCGGCTTTATTTCTATCATGCATTCTGATGAAGATATTGCCAAAACCATCGCGGCCGCCGATAAAGTCATGGCCAGCTTATAA
- the mog gene encoding molybdopterin adenylyltransferase, with protein MQMVKIGLVTISDRASTGVYEDLGGPAMYDWLTSALSCPWHAVKHIIADEQALIEQTLIKLADEEGCCLILTTGGTGPAKRDVTPEATLAVADKVLDGFAEQMRAVSLKYVPTAILSRQVAVIRNQSLIINLPGKPTAIAECLDAVFPAVPYCIDLIDGPFITTHSDRVQAFRPKHAKQVADE; from the coding sequence ATGCAAATGGTTAAAATTGGACTGGTGACTATTTCAGATCGTGCCAGTACTGGGGTCTACGAAGACTTAGGCGGCCCAGCAATGTATGATTGGCTAACGAGTGCACTTAGCTGTCCATGGCATGCTGTTAAACATATCATTGCAGATGAACAGGCGTTGATTGAGCAAACATTAATTAAACTGGCCGATGAAGAAGGCTGTTGTTTGATTTTAACGACTGGTGGCACCGGTCCGGCGAAACGCGATGTTACACCAGAGGCCACACTAGCCGTAGCGGATAAGGTTTTGGATGGGTTTGCAGAGCAAATGCGGGCCGTGTCACTAAAGTATGTGCCTACGGCTATTTTATCTCGCCAAGTTGCGGTAATTCGTAATCAAAGCTTGATTATTAATCTGCCCGGTAAGCCAACTGCTATTGCCGAGTGTTTAGATGCGGTCTTCCCTGCGGTACCTTATTGTATTGATCTGATTGATGGCCCATTTATAACCACCCATAGCGATAGGGTACAGGCGTTTAGACCCAAACATGCCAAGCAGGTCGCCGATGAGTAA
- the aroC gene encoding chorismate synthase, protein MAGNSLGQVFRVTTFGESHGIALGCIVDGCPPGLPLTEADIQQELDRRKPGTSKFTTARRESDQVKILSGVFEGVTTGTPIGLLIENTDQRSQDYSKIAEVFRPAHADYTYTQKYGLRDYRGGGRSSARETAMRVAAGAIAKKYLRERLGVEVRGYLSQLGPVSIEQVDFNVIDTNPFFCPDFNKIAEMEEYMTALKKTGDSIGAKITIVASGVPVGLGEPVFDRLDADLAHALMSINAVKGVEIGDGFAVVNQKGTEHRDEMSPEQGFLSNHAGGIVGGISSGQDIIAHIALKPTSSVTVPGKSINMHGEAVDMITKGRHDPCVGIRATPIAEAQMAIVLLDHFMRHRAQNADVVPPVMDLAKLAKST, encoded by the coding sequence ATGGCCGGTAATAGCCTCGGACAAGTATTTCGTGTGACCACATTTGGTGAAAGTCATGGTATTGCATTAGGTTGTATTGTAGATGGTTGTCCACCAGGCCTGCCACTCACTGAGGCAGATATTCAGCAGGAGTTGGATCGACGCAAACCGGGGACATCTAAATTCACCACGGCTCGTCGTGAATCCGATCAAGTTAAAATTCTTTCGGGCGTTTTTGAAGGGGTGACCACTGGCACACCGATTGGGTTATTAATTGAAAACACCGACCAGCGTTCGCAAGACTATTCCAAAATTGCGGAAGTGTTTCGTCCAGCGCATGCCGACTACACCTATACCCAAAAATATGGTTTGCGTGATTACCGGGGCGGCGGGCGTTCTTCTGCGCGCGAAACCGCTATGCGTGTGGCAGCAGGCGCAATTGCAAAAAAATATCTGCGTGAGCGGTTAGGGGTAGAGGTTAGAGGTTATTTATCACAGCTTGGGCCAGTAAGTATTGAACAGGTTGATTTTAATGTTATTGATACCAATCCATTCTTTTGCCCTGATTTTAATAAAATTGCCGAGATGGAAGAGTACATGACCGCGTTGAAAAAAACCGGTGATTCAATCGGTGCGAAAATTACCATTGTGGCCTCTGGCGTGCCAGTGGGATTAGGCGAACCGGTTTTTGATCGTTTAGATGCGGACTTGGCCCATGCACTGATGAGCATTAATGCTGTTAAAGGCGTTGAAATTGGCGATGGCTTTGCTGTGGTTAATCAAAAGGGGACCGAACATCGTGATGAAATGTCGCCAGAGCAAGGGTTTTTATCGAATCATGCTGGCGGCATAGTGGGGGGGATTTCATCTGGCCAAGATATTATTGCTCATATTGCGTTAAAACCGACCTCGAGTGTGACGGTGCCAGGGAAGAGTATCAATATGCACGGCGAAGCGGTGGATATGATTACTAAGGGGCGGCATGACCCCTGTGTGGGAATTCGTGCTACCCCGATTGCTGAGGCACAAATGGCGATTGTGCTGTTGGATCATTTTATGCGTCACCGTGCACAGAATGCCGATGTCGTGCCGCCCGTTATGGATTTAGCTAAACTTGCCAAATCAACCTGA
- a CDS encoding TlpA family protein disulfide reductase translates to MKNLPVVSLGLVVAALIGLLAYFTVSGGEKAPAVTVTASDGQTLNLNLPKKPVLVNFWATSCPSCISKMPDLAKLKEEYGDRFELLAISMDYDPPHHVANFIAANPYPFNFIQDTDGALSEAFGNIRLTPTTFLIAPNGNIVYRKIGDADMEFLHTRINQLSPQF, encoded by the coding sequence ATGAAAAACCTACCTGTTGTTTCACTTGGTTTAGTTGTTGCTGCTTTGATTGGTTTGTTGGCTTACTTCACTGTATCAGGTGGAGAAAAAGCACCTGCTGTTACGGTTACAGCAAGTGATGGTCAAACCTTAAACCTCAACTTACCCAAAAAACCGGTATTAGTTAATTTCTGGGCGACCTCCTGTCCAAGCTGTATTAGTAAAATGCCAGACCTGGCCAAGCTTAAAGAAGAGTATGGTGATCGTTTTGAGTTGCTAGCCATTTCAATGGATTATGATCCGCCGCATCACGTAGCTAACTTTATTGCTGCTAACCCCTATCCATTTAACTTTATCCAGGATACCGATGGCGCACTAAGTGAAGCCTTTGGCAATATTCGCTTAACACCGACCACCTTTTTGATTGCGCCCAATGGCAATATTGTTTACCGCAAAATTGGTGATGCCGATATGGAGTTTTTACATACCCGCATCAATCAATTAAGCCCACAGTTTTAA
- a CDS encoding MFS transporter, which yields MPNQPEQVAHPSSLATPTGIPRRRLSLYYFFYFTLFGTFLPFFGLYMQGLGFNALEIGQVMAALIGTKIIAPYFWGWLADHSGKMMLWIRIAMALATLTAAGLLWAADFWSLLLVVLLFSFFWHGGLPLFEAYTFSQLGSKKVDYGKIRLWGSLGFIAAVLLLGWLFSHWGLAGFPWVILALFLLLSLVTFTLVDQPDSADQHADTAKTSLWPVLLSPIVLALLAVSFLIQFSHGTYYNFFSIHLSEYGYSTQTIAGLWTLGVVAEIFVFLAMGWLLRHLSIMLLLMCSLGLTLLRWQLSLWGVESLSALLVAQLFHAASFGLYHAVALHLIDSLFNGALRSRGQAVYAATSQGLGGAMGALIAGLTWSIGGALLSYMLSSLAVLLAIMIAWFGLRRLQV from the coding sequence TTGCCAAATCAACCTGAGCAGGTAGCTCATCCGTCTAGTCTAGCTACGCCGACGGGGATTCCTCGTCGGCGTTTGTCGTTGTACTACTTTTTTTATTTCACCTTGTTTGGTACGTTTCTACCCTTTTTTGGCCTCTATATGCAGGGCTTGGGGTTCAATGCATTAGAAATCGGTCAAGTGATGGCGGCGCTGATTGGCACCAAAATTATTGCGCCCTATTTTTGGGGTTGGTTAGCTGATCATTCCGGCAAAATGATGCTTTGGATTCGTATCGCGATGGCGCTAGCGACCCTTACGGCAGCAGGCCTGCTATGGGCAGCAGATTTTTGGTCGTTGTTATTGGTCGTGCTGTTGTTTAGCTTCTTTTGGCACGGTGGTTTGCCCTTATTTGAGGCCTATACCTTTAGCCAGTTAGGCAGTAAAAAAGTAGACTATGGCAAGATTCGGTTATGGGGTTCACTGGGTTTTATTGCGGCGGTGTTGCTGTTAGGTTGGCTGTTTAGTCACTGGGGGCTGGCAGGTTTTCCTTGGGTTATTTTAGCGTTGTTTCTGCTGCTTAGTTTGGTGACCTTCACACTGGTGGATCAGCCAGATTCGGCTGATCAGCATGCCGATACCGCTAAGACATCGCTTTGGCCGGTGTTGTTATCACCCATCGTGTTGGCCTTGCTGGCAGTCAGTTTCTTGATCCAGTTTTCCCATGGCACCTACTATAATTTTTTCTCCATTCATTTAAGCGAATATGGCTATTCTACCCAAACAATCGCAGGCTTATGGACGTTGGGTGTCGTGGCTGAAATCTTTGTATTTTTAGCCATGGGATGGCTATTGCGGCATCTGTCTATTATGCTATTGCTAATGTGCAGCTTAGGTTTAACCTTGCTTAGGTGGCAGTTAAGTTTATGGGGTGTCGAAAGCCTGAGTGCCTTATTGGTCGCGCAATTATTTCATGCGGCAAGCTTTGGCCTTTATCATGCTGTGGCACTGCATTTAATTGATAGTTTGTTTAATGGTGCGTTACGCAGTCGTGGTCAAGCGGTTTATGCGGCGACCAGTCAAGGCTTGGGAGGCGCGATGGGTGCGCTAATTGCCGGACTTACCTGGTCTATCGGTGGCGCCTTGTTATCCTATATGCTATCGTCCTTAGCGGTGTTATTGGCCATCATGATTGCGTGGTTTGGACTAAGACGTTTGCAGGTTTAA
- a CDS encoding rhodanese-like domain-containing protein — protein MMKTLIKPLLLASVVALGVTQPAKAVDQDDLIAVLQDYMEMAAFGDGVITADQLKAMMNEQEVFIIDARQEQDYNQSHIPGAVNIDWRFVLSELDQIPDDKMIVLYCDTGILSSKAHMALRLIGYDQARVLFNGYSSWSE, from the coding sequence ATGATGAAAACACTAATTAAACCCTTACTTCTTGCCTCTGTTGTTGCACTAGGTGTTACACAACCCGCTAAAGCCGTTGACCAAGATGATCTTATTGCCGTACTACAAGACTACATGGAAATGGCGGCCTTTGGTGACGGTGTGATTACCGCTGACCAATTAAAAGCCATGATGAATGAACAAGAAGTGTTCATCATTGATGCGCGTCAGGAACAAGACTACAACCAAAGCCACATACCCGGAGCCGTCAACATCGATTGGCGTTTTGTTCTCAGCGAACTTGATCAAATCCCAGATGACAAAATGATTGTACTTTATTGTGATACGGGCATTTTATCGTCAAAAGCCCACATGGCCTTACGTTTGATTGGTTATGACCAGGCTCGGGTACTTTTTAACGGTTATAGTTCTTGGTCTGAATAA
- the prmB gene encoding 50S ribosomal protein L3 N(5)-glutamine methyltransferase, whose translation MSKLTDLSDDFDYQHDGLETLLDFVRWGAKLFTQAGLVFGHGTDNPFDEALILSCHKLSLPLERVEQYLNARLTFAERTCLTELFILRIQSRQPAAYLTGQARFAGLDFYVNQHTLVPRSPMAELIEKGFQGWLVEDEVERVLDLCTGSGCIGIASLQAFDAAQVDLVDISAEALAVAQKNIARYGLEGQVRAIQSDLFNALEGERYDVILSNPPYVDAIEMAALAPEYQAEPALGLAAGVDGLDLVRRILAQAADHLTDNGVLIVEVGVSQHFVEQVYEGLPLYWFEFEQGGEGVFAISREELLLFDDLLQSRYKELS comes from the coding sequence ATGAGTAAGTTGACCGATTTAAGTGATGATTTTGACTATCAACATGATGGTTTAGAAACGCTACTCGACTTTGTGCGTTGGGGTGCCAAGTTATTTACGCAAGCAGGCCTGGTATTTGGTCATGGTACGGATAATCCGTTTGATGAGGCATTAATTTTGTCCTGTCATAAGCTGTCATTACCCTTGGAACGAGTTGAGCAGTACTTGAATGCTCGTCTAACCTTTGCAGAACGAACCTGTCTAACGGAGTTGTTTATTTTGCGTATTCAATCAAGGCAGCCCGCGGCCTATTTAACCGGTCAAGCTCGCTTTGCTGGGTTGGATTTTTATGTCAATCAACACACGCTAGTGCCGCGTTCGCCGATGGCTGAACTTATTGAAAAGGGCTTTCAGGGTTGGTTGGTTGAAGATGAAGTTGAACGCGTATTAGACCTATGTACGGGTTCGGGTTGTATTGGTATAGCGAGTTTGCAAGCCTTTGATGCAGCACAGGTTGATTTAGTGGATATCTCGGCTGAAGCACTCGCTGTGGCGCAAAAAAATATTGCCCGTTATGGTTTAGAAGGCCAGGTGCGGGCAATTCAATCAGATTTGTTTAATGCCCTTGAAGGTGAGCGTTACGATGTTATTTTGTCGAATCCGCCTTATGTCGATGCGATTGAAATGGCCGCTTTAGCCCCCGAGTATCAAGCTGAGCCGGCATTAGGTTTGGCGGCAGGTGTCGATGGTTTAGACCTGGTTCGCCGCATCTTAGCTCAAGCTGCCGATCATTTAACAGATAATGGCGTGTTGATTGTTGAAGTCGGGGTGAGTCAGCACTTTGTTGAGCAGGTTTATGAAGGCTTACCTTTGTATTGGTTTGAGTTTGAACAGGGCGGCGAAGGGGTGTTTGCGATTAGCCGTGAAGAATTGTTGCTATTTGACGACCTGCTTCAGTCGAGGTATAAAGAACTTAGTTGA
- the rpiA gene encoding ribose-5-phosphate isomerase RpiA, translated as MTQDELKKLVAQAAIDYVVPDTIIGVGTGSTANFFIDELAKIKHTIEGTVASSEASAARLKQHGIPVLDLNSVSEISVYIDGADEADPGLHLTKGGGGALTREKIVLAVAKQFVCIADESKKVAHLGKFPLPIEVIPMARSYVAREIVKRFGGEPVLREGFTTDNGNIILDVHGLTITDPVGLETELNQIVGVVTNGLFARRKADIFLCGGKNGVETLLAT; from the coding sequence ATGACTCAAGACGAATTAAAAAAACTCGTTGCACAAGCCGCAATTGATTATGTTGTGCCAGACACCATTATCGGCGTAGGTACCGGATCAACAGCCAACTTCTTTATCGACGAATTAGCTAAAATCAAACATACCATTGAAGGCACTGTCGCCAGTTCTGAAGCCTCTGCAGCTCGCTTAAAGCAACACGGCATTCCTGTGCTTGACTTAAACAGCGTCAGTGAAATTTCGGTTTATATTGATGGCGCGGATGAAGCCGATCCAGGTTTACACCTAACTAAAGGCGGCGGCGGTGCCTTAACACGCGAGAAGATTGTTCTAGCAGTTGCTAAACAATTTGTCTGTATTGCAGATGAAAGTAAAAAAGTCGCACACCTTGGCAAGTTCCCCTTACCGATTGAAGTGATTCCGATGGCAAGAAGCTATGTTGCCCGCGAAATTGTTAAACGCTTTGGCGGTGAACCTGTATTACGTGAAGGATTCACGACCGATAACGGCAATATTATTCTAGATGTGCATGGTTTAACCATTACTGACCCAGTCGGCTTAGAAACCGAGCTCAATCAAATTGTAGGAGTGGTCACCAATGGTTTATTTGCTCGTCGCAAAGCCGACATCTTCCTTTGTGGTGGCAAAAATGGGGTTGAAACCCTACTTGCTACATAA
- a CDS encoding carbonic anhydrase, producing MKGVRQWLGSLVMMPFMLPLIAVCSLPAYANLLDLEAEFQAFQAQNPELVTDNGTATDESARNAASPEATEATTAAEPLTAAPAPAPAQPEVLPDWSYQGDNGPDAWGSLHEAFRCCQRGRAQSPVNLVTEQAASVMNLSELATDYRAMPLRLQKSSARLVSPIPLGSPLIKAGSQYQLLEVQFKTPSEHQLDGFNYPLEIQFHHRDGEGQALVVSVLVKEGQRHPQLEQILNHLPRDADRLRIYEGVPFQPINLWPRSRDYFRYLGSQTQPPCEEGVVWVVMREPIEASIRQILGFQDVLGHNARPIQPLNGRLPLKSWQDAPIQPTQTQQDSRRLDGYRGYFFSF from the coding sequence ATGAAGGGGGTAAGACAATGGCTAGGTTCGCTGGTTATGATGCCATTTATGTTGCCATTGATTGCGGTATGTTCACTGCCTGCTTACGCTAATCTATTAGACCTTGAAGCCGAGTTCCAAGCCTTTCAAGCCCAAAATCCAGAATTGGTAACGGATAATGGCACAGCGACTGATGAATCGGCTCGTAATGCTGCTAGCCCCGAAGCAACTGAAGCCACAACGGCTGCTGAACCCTTAACGGCGGCGCCGGCACCAGCACCAGCCCAACCTGAAGTTTTGCCAGATTGGAGCTATCAGGGTGACAATGGCCCCGATGCTTGGGGTTCGTTACATGAGGCATTTCGTTGTTGTCAGCGCGGCCGAGCACAATCACCGGTTAATTTGGTCACAGAGCAAGCCGCGAGTGTGATGAATCTGAGCGAGTTAGCTACGGATTATCGGGCGATGCCTTTGCGCTTACAAAAATCTTCGGCGCGTTTAGTCAGTCCTATTCCGTTGGGAAGTCCATTGATCAAAGCCGGGTCCCAATATCAACTACTTGAAGTGCAATTTAAAACCCCGAGTGAACATCAACTGGATGGTTTTAACTATCCGCTAGAAATCCAGTTCCATCATCGTGATGGCGAGGGTCAAGCACTCGTGGTGAGCGTGCTTGTTAAAGAGGGACAGCGTCATCCACAGCTTGAGCAGATATTAAATCATTTACCGCGTGACGCTGATCGTTTACGAATTTATGAGGGTGTGCCGTTTCAGCCGATTAATTTGTGGCCTAGATCGCGTGATTACTTTCGATATTTGGGTTCCCAAACCCAGCCTCCTTGTGAGGAAGGGGTGGTATGGGTGGTAATGCGTGAACCGATCGAAGCGTCTATTCGACAAATTTTGGGCTTTCAAGATGTGTTAGGTCACAATGCGCGACCTATTCAGCCGCTGAATGGACGTTTGCCCCTCAAGTCTTGGCAAGATGCGCCGATTCAGCCCACTCAAACCCAGCAGGATAGTCGGCGTCTAGACGGCTATCGTGGCTATTTTTTTAGTTTTTAG